From Desulfurobacteriaceae bacterium:
AGTGGGTAAGAGAAATAAGGGATATTTGTGAAGAATTTAACGTGCCCTTCTTCTTCAAGCAGTGGGGCGGAGTAAACAAAAAGAAAACGGGAAGAGAGCTTGATGGGAAAATTTATGATGGAATGCCTTCTATAATCGAGAACAGTAAGTTACTTTGATTTCTTGGAGTTGCTTATATGACTTGAGGTAATCAGGATTAATTTGACCTTTCTCTCCTAATTTATTGCGTGGACCTCTTTTATACACAAACTTCTCGTGACCGCTCAAATTGACGATACTTCGCTTCTCTAACTGCCTTAGGGCATAAGTTATATTTCTCAGTGTAGGAACAGAATAATTACTTCTAACATAGGCTTTCCAAGAAAGAAACTCTTGTGATAGAAACTGGAAAACTTCATTCAGAGTACAGGATTTCTTTCCCCTTAAAAAGCTTATTAAATCTTCTTCTATGTTGTAAGTAGGGCTTGGATTAAAAAGTGTCCCTTTAAGTTTTGCATGCATTGGTGAAACCTCTTTACGACGTTTTATAATGATTTCATTATATGTAGATAGAAATGAATCCATTATAATAGGATGACCTGTAGCAAACAAAAGATAGAAATAGTCCATATCAACAATAGAGCCTTCTCTTGTTATAGGAATAGCTGCAATGGCCACATAGTTCCTGAAATTTGAGAAATGTTTTTGTAGTGTGGATATAACAAAGTCTTTAAATTCTGGATCAGGAATGTCCCTCACTTTTTTTTCAGGAACTCCCAAAACTTTAGAGATTCTCTTTATGTCATTTTCATGCAGTCTTCCCTTTTGTCTTGAAAGAGTATTCTGATTAAAGAAGACCAGAACCTCATAAGGATTACCTTCCAGCAGTGGAAGAAATTTCAGTAAGTCCAGTTCTGTGGAAAACTGGTCTACAAAAAAGAATCCGTAAGGTGCTTTGCTTATAAC
This genomic window contains:
- the tcmP gene encoding three-Cys-motif partner protein TcmP, translating into MDKRNQIHFTYKKLHTEIKHKLLRASLESSLGIASALANTYSYLDLFAGAGIFKEGGGIGSPVIAYETFKKHYEKDIPNHNVETFWMHLCEKDESTYRELNRNIKKLGIKESPFIKGFIRRDWEDEIQTIKKVISKAPYGFFFVDQFSTELDLLKFLPLLEGNPYEVLVFFNQNTLSRQKGRLHENDIKRISKVLGVPEKKVRDIPDPEFKDFVISTLQKHFSNFRNYVAIAAIPITREGSIVDMDYFYLLFATGHPIIMDSFLSTYNEIIIKRRKEVSPMHAKLKGTLFNPSPTYNIEEDLISFLRGKKSCTLNEVFQFLSQEFLSWKAYVRSNYSVPTLRNITYALRQLEKRSIVNLSGHEKFVYKRGPRNKLGEKGQINPDYLKSYKQLQEIKVTYCSRL